The proteins below come from a single Pleuronectes platessa chromosome 1, fPlePla1.1, whole genome shotgun sequence genomic window:
- the kif13ba gene encoding kinesin-like protein KIF13B isoform X5 encodes MVKNQTILHPGGTNLGKADPRNQSKVFAYDHCFWSMDETEKEKYAGQEVVFQCLGESLLNNAFQGYNACIFAYGQTGSGKSYTMMGSVDQPGLIPRLCSALFDRTQKEQREQESFTVEVSYMEIYNEKVRDLLDPKGGRQTLRVREHKVLGPYVDGLSRLAVACYKDIESLMSEGNKSRTVAATNMNEESSRSHAVFNIILTHTLTDLKSGTSGEKVSRLSLVDLAGSERAAKTGAAGERLKEGSNINKSLTTLGLVISALAEQGTAKNKTKFVPYRDSVLTWLLKDCLGGNSRTAMVATVSPSADNYEETLSTLRYADRAKSIVNHAVVNEDPNARIIRELREEVEKLRVQLTQAESLKAPDLKERLEESEKLIQEMTITWEQKLRKTEEVAQERQKQLESLGISLQSSGIKVGDDKSFLVNLNADPALNELLVYYLKEHTKVGSADSQDIQLCGMGIQGEHCIIDITPDTAVVLTPYRNARTCVNGSPVTSALQLHHGDRIFWGNNHFFRINLPKRRSRGMEEEYGEGGVMKSSGSSEQLDADGDSASEVSSEVSFSYEFAQTEVMMKALGNNDPMQAVLQSLERQHEEEKRSALERQSQMYEQELQQLRKKLNPDRLSTGQSGAPTPGQQVPGQQSHYRSLERLSMGGMSHSTSAQSRLKQWNEDREAVLVRSLRRLREQIVRANLLVQEACFISDELERHTEYRVTLQIPSDNLNANRKRDAVLSEPAIQVRRRCRGKQIWSLEKMENRLVDMRELYQEWQDYHQNHQDNPMMRSYFRRADPFFDEQENHSLIGVANVFLSCLFYDVKLQYAIPIINQKGEVAGRLHVEVVRVGGGLEDNIAGGDEPENNQDNEIQDRKFICMIKILQATGLPQYLSNFVFCQYSFWDQSEPIIVAPEVDPSSSSPTSKDPHCMVVFDSCKELAVSVTEDFIEYLTEGAVAIEVYGHRQADAGRNPALWDLSIIQAKTRTLRDRWSEVTRRLELWIQILEINENGEFVPVEVVPARDIRTGGIFQLRQGQSRRIQVDVRSVQDSGTMPLISEIVLAVSVGCVEIRNTAANPEEDEMDSYQERDLERLRGQWLAALTKRQEYLDQHLQSLVSKSEKTEDDMEREAQLLEWRLTLTEERNAVMVPSAGSGIPGAPAEWVPLPGMETHTPVLFLNLKPDDLSSQDQFEVPEAGGLDASLSGEDEDDFFDLQIVKHYDAEVKAEASWDSTIHECPQLSRGGAWPEQRVYLTIRVMVQLSHPADMQLVLRKRICVNVNPGRQGFAHNFLRRMSTRSTIPGCGVTFEVVSNIPGDAPGSEDREMLANLAASAHNSQSGDEEAAIEKYLRSVMSLENILTLDRLRQEVAVKEQLAGRGRSNRRSISSPSVHRLSGSRQDLSTTCLLDDKGRWESQQDIFMPSQFHRTLPRPASSPSTYSSSLSSSTTSFATTPPQNQEPEQGRLGLAASYLSVKALVPQMPKLLKSLFPARDEKKELRPSPNSQQQHVPRIVTSPGGDDNRVKTETTVILQPPTKDNRAEFPEVPPLPVHDPHDITPLSQSSSGYFSTSVSTVTLSDVLQPSSSSSSLLAAETVLPSNPQQQQQQGADGSDVVTSPSQCAAKMAAIAPPSSNSSANHNNVKAENSFSKQKLVNSGGGGEGFERLEILMDDEERSRVDILPDWLTDGSYVTVGGNKAGTVRYMGVTQFAEGVWVGVELDTPVGKNDGSVGGHRYFHCKPGYGVLVRPDRLSCRDRTSRQTGDFAPAVHVPIMRGEANVARRGENRKSWSS; translated from the exons GAATCAGTCCAAG GTCTTTGCCTACGATCACTGTTTCTGGTCCATGGATGAGACCGAGAAAGAGAAATATGCAG gtcaGGAGGTGGTGTTCCAGTGCCTTGGGGAGAGTCTTCTCAACAATGCCTTCCAGGGCTACAATGCCTGTATATTTGCCTATGGACAAACTG GCTCGGGAAAGTCGTACACAATGATGGGTTCAGTGGACCAGCCTGGTCTGATTCCGCGCCTGTGCAGTGCTTTGTTTGACCGAACCCAGAAGGAACAGCGGGAGCAGGAGAGCTTCACTGTTGAGGTTTCCTACATGGAGATCTACAACGAGAAGGTCCGGGATCTGCTTGACCCCAAAGG GGGTCGACAAACTCTGAGGGTGAGGGAGCATAAAGTGTTGGGTCCTTATGTGGATGGCCTATCTCGACTAGCCGTGGCTTGCTACAAG GACATTGAGTCTCTAATGTCAGAGGGGAATAAGTCTCGGACGGTCGCTGCAACCAACATGAATGAGGAGAGCAGTCGATCGCACGCTGTCTTCAAcatcatcctcacacacacactcacggacTTGAAGTCTGGG ACGAGTGGTGAAAAGGTCAGTCGGTTGAGTCTGGTAGATTTGGCTGGGAGTGAGCGAGCAGCAAAAACCGGAGCTGCAGGAGAACGACTGAAAGAAGGAAGCAACATCAACAA gtctCTGACGACTCTCGGCCTGGTGATCTCTGCGCTGGCTGAACAGGGGACTGCCAAAAACAAGACCAAGTTTGTCCCTTACAGAGACTCTGTTCTGACATGGCTGCTAAAG GACTGTCTAGGGGGCAACAGTCGCACAGCGATGGTTGCAACCGTGAGTCCTTCAGCAGACAATTATGAGGAGACGCTGTCGACGCTGCGTTACGCAGACCGAGCTAAGAGCATAGTCAACCATGCTGTCGTTAATGAAGACCCCAACGCTCGTATCATCAGGGAGCTCAGAGAGGAAGTAGAGAAACTGCGAGTGCAGCTCACTCAGGCAGAG TCTTTAAAAGCTCCTGACCTGAAGGAGCGCCTGGAAGAGTCTGAGAAGTTGATTCAAGAGATGACCATCACCTGGGAGCAAAAGCTTCGCAAAACTGAGGAGGTTGCACAG gagCGTCAGAAGCAGTTGGAGAGTCTGGGTATTTCTCTCCAGTCATCAGGGATTAAAGTCGGAGATGACAAGAGCTTTCTCGTCAACCTTAATGCTGATCCTGCTCTTAATGAACTGTTGGTGTACTACctgaag GAACACACCAAAGTGGGTTCCGCAGACTCTCAGGACATCCAGCTGTGTGGGATGGGTATCCAGGGAGAACACTGCATCATCGACATTACGCCAGACACTGCTGTTGTCCTCACCCCTTATCGCAACGCTCG GACATGTGTTAATGGTTCTCCAGTAACCAGTGCTCTGCAGCTTCACCATGGAGACCGAATCTTCTGGGGAAACAATCACTTCTTTAG GATCAACCTGCCTAAGCGACGTTCCCGTGGAATGGAGGAAGAGTATGGTGAGGGTGGAGTCATGAAGAGCAGTGGCAGCAGTGAGCAGCTGGATGCAGATGGTGACTCAGCCAGCGAAGTGTCCAGTGAGGTCAGCTTCTCCTACGAGTTCGCCCAAACAGAGGTcatgatgaaagccctgggcaATAATG ACCCCATGCAGGCCGTCCTCCAGTCTCTGGAGAGGCagcatgaggaggagaagcGCTCTGCTCTGGAGCGGCAGAGTCAGATGTACGAGCAGGAACTCCAGCAGCTCCGCAAGAAGCTGAACCCGGACCGTCTGTCCACAGGTCAGTCTGGAGCGCCGACGCCCGGCCAGCAAGTTCCAGGACAACAGTCACACTACCGCAGTCTGGAGAGACTCAGCATGGGAGGGATGAGCCATTCCACCAGCGCTCAGAGCAGACTGAAGCAGTGGAACGAGGACAG AGAGGCAGTGTTGGTGAGAAGTCTGAGAAGGTTGAGGGAACAGATCGTGAGGGCAAACCTCCTGGTGCAAGAAGCCTGTTTTATCTCCGACGAGCTGGAGCGACACACTGAGTACAGAGTCACTCTGCAGATCCCCTCAGACAACCTCAACGCAAACCGcaag agggatGCTGTGCTCAGTGAACCAGCGATTCAAGTCCGACGACGTTGTCGAGGGAAACAGATCTGGAGcttggagaagatggagaaccGACTGGTGGACATGAGAGAGCTGTACCAGGAGTGGCAGGACTACCACCAAAATCACCAAGACAACCCA ATGATGCGCTCATATTTCCGTCGGGCTGACCCGTTCTTTGACGAGCAGGAGAACCACAGTCTGATCGGCGTGGCCAATGTCTTCCTGTCCTGTCTTTTCTACGATGTCAAGCTGCAGTACGCCATTCCCATCATCAACCAGAAGGGAGAG GTGGCAGGGCGTCTCCATGTGGAGGTGGTGCGGGTTGGAGGCGGCTTAGAGGACAACATAGCTGGAGGAGACGAACCAGAAAACAACCAAGACAACGAGATCCAGGATCGCAAATTTATATGCATG ATTAAGATCCTGCAGGCCACTGGTCTTCCCCAGTACCTCTCCAACTTCGTCTTCTGTCAGTACTCCTTCTGGGACCAGTCTGAGCCAATCATCGTGGCTCCTGAAGTCGACCCATCATCCTCATCACCCACCTCCAAGGACCCACACTGCATGGTGGTGTTTGACAGCTGCAAG GAACTGGCAGTGTCAGTGACTGAGGATTTCATCGAGTACCTCACAGAAGGGGCGGTCGCCATCGAGGTTTATGGCCACAGGCAGGCAGATGCAGGCAGGAACCCCGCCCTGTGGGACCTCAGCATCATCCAGGCCAAGACACGCACACTACGAGACAG ATGGAGTGAGGTAACACGTCGTCTGGAGCTGTGGATTCAAATCCTGGAGATAAACGAGAACGGAGAGTTTGTCCCAGTGGAGGTGGTTCCTGCTAGAGATATACGGACCGGGGGAATCTTCCAGCTTCGGCAG GGTCAGTCCAGGCGGATCCAGGTGGACGTGCGTTCAGTTCAGGACTCGGGCACCATGCCTCTGATTTCAGAGATAGTGCTTGCGGTGTCAGTGGGCTGCGTTGAGATCAGGAACACTGCAGCAAACCCGGAAGAAGATGAGATGGACAGTTATCAG GAAAGAGATCTGGAACGTTTGCGGGGGCAGTGGTTAGCCGCTCTCACCAAGAGACAGGAATACCTCGACCAACACCTGCAAAGCCTGGTCAGCAAATCAG agaagacagaggatGACATGGAGAGGGAGGCTCAGCTGCTGGAGTGGCGCTTGActctgacagaggagagaaacgCCGTCATGGTGCCCTCTGCTGGCAGCGGCATTCCTGGAGCGCCTGCTGAATG GGTTCCTCTGCCAGGCATGGAGACTCATACTCCTGTCCTCTTCCTGAACCTCAAAC CCGATGACCTCAGCTCTCAGGACCAGTTTGAGGTTCCTGAGGCCGGAGGTTTGGATGCGTCTCTGAGTGGAGAAGACGAGGATGACTTCTTTGACCTGCAAATTGTCAAACACTACGATGCCGAG GTGAAAGCAGAAGCATCATGGGACTCCACCATTCATGAATGTCCCCAGCTCAGTCGTGGTGGAGCGTGGCCCGAGCAGCGGGTATACCTGACCATCAGAGTAATGGTTCAGCTCAGCCATCCTGCCGACATGCAGCTGGTGCTGAGGAAGAGAATCTGTGTCAACGTCAATCCCGGCCGCCAAGGCTTTGCCCACAACTTCCTCAGAAGGATGTCCACCCGCAGCACCATACCAGGCTGTGGGGTCACGTTTGAGGTGGTCTCCAACATCCCCGGg GATGCCCCTGGATCAGAGGACAGGGAGATGCTGGCCAACCTCGCCGCCAGCGCACACAACAGCCAGTCAGGAGATGAAGAGGCTGCCATCGAGAAATACCTCCGAAGTGTCATGAGTCTGGAGAACATCCTGACTCTGGACAGACTAAGACAG gaggtagcagtgaaggagcaactGGCTGGCAGAGGCAGGAGCAACAGACGGAGCATAAGTTCTCCATCTGTCCACAGG CTGTCTGGAAGTAGACAAGATTTATCCACAACCTGCCTGCTGGATGATAAG ggtCGATGGGAGAGTCAGCAGGACATCTTCATGCCTTCTCAGTTTCACCGCACCCTCCCCCGCCCAGCCTCCTCCCCGTCCACCTACTCCagctccctctcttcatccacTACTTCCTTCGCTACAACCCCGCCACAGAATCAGGAACCAGAGCAAG GTCGCTTAGGACTTGCTGCCTCTTATCTTTCAGTGAAGGCGCTGGTTCCTCAGATGCCGAAACTGCTAAAGTCCCTGTTTCCTGCCCGAGATGAAAAGAAGGAGCTGAGACCGTCGCCAAACAGCCAGCAG CAGCATGTGCCTCGCATTGTTACATCACCCGGAGGGGACGACAACAGAGTCAAGACCGAGACG ACCGTTATTCTGCAGCCCCCAACCAAAGACAACCGGGCAGAGTTCCCAGAagtccctcctcttcctgtgcATGACCCGCATGACATCACCCCCCTCAGCCAGTCGTCAAGCGGCTACTTCTCCACTAGCGTTTCTACGGTTACCCTGTCTGATGTCCTCCAaccttcctcctcgtcttcctccctcctggCGGCTGAGACCGTGTTACCCTCAaatccccagcagcagcagcagcagggggctGACGGGAGCGATGTTGTGACCTCTCCTTCTCAGTGTGCCGCCAAGATGGCCGCCATCGCGCCACCCTCTTCAAAcagctcagccaatcacaacaACGTCAAGGCGGAAAACTCCTTCTCCAAACAGAAGTTGGTAaattcaggaggaggaggggaaggctTCGAGCGGCTGGAAATCTTAATGGACGATGAAGAGCGTAGCCGTGTGGACATTCTGCCTGATTGGCTGACGGACGGGTCGTATGTCACAGTCGGAGGCAATAAGGCGGGGACAGTGCGCTACATGGGAGTGACGCAGTTTGCGGAGGGCGTTTGGGTGGGGGTGGAGCTGGATACGCCTGTAG GTAAGAATGACGGATCAGTCGGAGGTCACCGGTACTTCCACTGTAAACCGGGTTACGGGGTGCTGGTTCGCCCAGACCGTCTGTCCTGTCGTGACCGGACCAGTCGGCAGACGGGAGATTTTGCTCCTGCCGTCCATGTCCCCATTATGCGAGGAGAAGCCAATGTTGCACGGAGGGGGGAGAACCGCAAGTCCTGGAGCAGTTGA